From the Pseudomonadota bacterium genome, the window CATAAGATCAAGAGCAAGACTTGGCCTTCCGGGCCGGTCACGGTGTAAAAAGCCCACGGCCGGATCTAAACCGACTGCTTCAAGAGCCGACCGGATATCATGTGCAAGAAGCGTATAGATAAAAGACAGCAGACAATTTACATTATCAAGAGGCGGGCGGCGGTTTCGCTCATGAAAATAAAAGGCTTCTTTCTGAGAAACTATTAAGTGATCGAACACGCCAAAGTAAATATGTGCTGCATCTCCCTCAAGACCGCGCAAAACATCAAGAGGTTGATCTCTGTTCAGCAATTCAAGATTATAGCTCAGGCGCTTCACTGTATCGGCAATCTTATCGGAATCTATTTTTTCCGTATGATCCCGTAGCGCACGTTTCAGCACGGTTCGGCAATTGGCTATTTTGCCGATAAGTACGGCCTTTGCCATTTCCGCTGAAAAAGCAGGATCATCCGCTTTTCTGTATTGCTCCCGCCGTAGTAATACATTGCCGGAAACCGGCCCCTGAATACGAGCCAAAAAACGGCCATATTCGGATAAAAAACTTACGCCCACGCCATTTTCAGCACAAAAGCCCATAAGAAAAGGGCTGCATCCTACATTTCCGAAACAGACAATTCCACCGATTGTATGGACAGGTATCCGCAGACGTACTTCCTTTTCCACTTTAACCACTACAGTCTCACCTTCTTTAGCAAGGTAGGCCCCTTGTGATGTTACAAATAATGTGTTCAAATGTTTCTTCATAGCTCACCCAAAATTCTTGATAGATAGCTCTTTACTGAACGCTTTTTTCCCATCGTTTTCGGCATGCATTCCCCAACCAACGAACAGCTTTCGCATTTCTTTGTATAAACCGGAGGAGGAGTTTTACCGGATTCTATAATCTCCCGAACATTCTGGGCTGCTTCTTCGGTCTTTTGCCGCAGTCTATTATCGAAAACAACTTCAAGTCGCCTTCGGGTTTTCCCATAAAAAAGCGACCCTTTCGTGATAGTGGTACTTGTCATTTCTTCCAGACACATAGCCTGAGCACAAAGCTGTACTTTGTCGCAATCATCAGCCTTAGGTTTGCCCCGCTTATACTCCACCGGAAAAGGCTGCCATTTGTCTTCCGGCAGGCGGTGAAATTCCACTACATCTGCTTTGCCGATCAAACCCAGCCGGAGGGAGCGAAGCGGCACTCCATATTCAATACGAATATTTCCTCTCGATTCGCTATGCTCATCATGAACCTTATCGTGCATGATTTTTCCTTCGGCAGTTTGCCGATTTTCGGCCCAGATCTGCTCGATGTGAATGAGTGCGCACTGCCTTGGGCAAAAAACCATATGCTGAAGAGCAGAAAGCATAATAAGATCATCTTCTTGATTTTTATAGGTCGTATTGGTCATATAAGCCTTATTTTTTTCTTCTCTGTGATCTCAACCGATATAGCCTTTCCGTAAAACCGCCTTCATTCAAAAAATCTTTTTCCAAAACCCGAAGCTGCTGGTCAAGCAGGTAGTTTGTCTGATGGATCACGCAGATTAAAGTGTTTGCCGCGATTTCGGGAGGCGATGCCTCAATATAAGTCTTATAAGTCATATAAGACCTATTTTTCCGATAGCACAAATTTCTGACTTCCTTTGCTTTAGGATTATCTTTCCCCCAAAGCGACAAATTGTGCTGACGCAGATAATCCTGAAAATCCAACAGTAATTCTTCAAGGCTTGCCCGCGCCACGCCAATAAGCTTTAGCTCAAACTTCTTAGAAGTACCCGAAGCCATGCTCCCTTCCGCAATATTCTGCTTGCCGCTTCGAGCCGCCTGAACCATCTGGTCATGGGTGCGCGAACGAATGCTGATAAATCGGTTACAAAATACCACCGTGGCATCATGGACAATCTCAGCCATCTGATAAGATTGCAGGTTCTGATAGCCGCCATGGGGCGGGATGAGTTTGGGTGGGTCTTGTGAGTTTGTCATGTTTAATACCTCAAAATATATTTTCTTCCGGCCATTCTTTAACTTCGACACCGGATGGGAGGTTATTCCTGTCAACAGTAATTCGATAATCATTTTTACTTCTTGGAAGTTCTGAATTTTTATTTATTTTTACACGATCAAATAATCTTCCCGACAACTCATTGCCTAAATGACTTGCATGTTTGAATATAACCAGCTTTCTTGGGTTCATTTCCCCTCTCGCAGCCGCCCTGTCATGTTCAAAAGCATTTATTAATGCTTTCCATAATAATTTGAGGTCTTCTTCAGAAAATTTTGTTTTTCTGGCATCAAAAACAGAAACAAAACCATGCATGCGATACATGGCATATGGGACAGTTGATTTCCTTCCAAATGTAGATGCATGTTCTCTTTTCTCTTGCTTTTTTGCATCTTCTTCCTTTGTCACAGCACAACGTGTTATTGAATGTTCCGCCTGATATATACGATCTTCTGATCTTGCAAAAGTAAACTGAACAGGACCTCGAACGGTTCCCGCACCTTTATCACCAGTTGATAAGACAGCACCAAATGTTCTGATATCAAAATATGTTTGGCATAAATTTGCTTGACGTTCCTGAATCTTTTCGCCAACAGCCGTATCAATAATATTATTCAGAATTTGCTCCTGCCTGATAAATATATCGAAGGGTGGTTTAAGCTCTTTTGCAAGCATGACATAATTTCTTACTTTTCTTTTAATGCATACATCCGTTATCAATCCATGCTGGTCTTCTGCATCAGCTCTGGGTAAGTTTACTTGATCTGGATCTCCGTTAGGATTGCCATCTTTCACATCAAACAAAAATACAAAATCATACCGATTCTTTATTGCCTCGCTCATGTTATACCTCCGCTTTATTTTATTTCGAGTTTGCTCCGCTGAATTGCGCCTGTTTCTGATGATAATATCCGATAGCAAATTGCCCTTTTTCTTCTAATAAAAAAGTTGCAGGTAATTTGTTAATATCCACGTCCTTCACCAATTCCTGAAGTTCTTTGTCCATATTGATAGCAAGTCCGGGCTTCTCGTTTTTCAGTTTTGTATAATGCTTCGAATTTAGATCAAAAAGCCGCCCAAATGCAGCAGAAGGCAAAGTCATAGCATATGTAAAATACCGCACACGTATTCCGGCATTCCTATCCCCTAACGCCGCATACTGAATGCTCTCCAGTTTTGCAAAAATCTGACCGCAAACATAGGCCACCGGCCTGTCGCCCTCTTGAATATTTTCCTTAATCACAAAATCACCTCCTTTGTTATTCCGATTTAAAATAATTTTTATTAAAGCTGCTCTATCGGCAGTAACACCGTATTTATCCAAGCGCGCTCTCTGGATCGTTTTTGCTAACATCCATAATGGCGGAGAAGTCTTTTTTAACGCCGCATTCCATAAATAAGCGGCTACTCTTGGCAATGATTTATCGTCTTTGTCAAAACTTCCGTCGCTGTTTTTTCTCTGACAGCTCCTTGCCAGATCATACAGTCTGGGGTAGTGTGTTTTGGTACTCTTCAAATCCGAATCATATTCTGAAATTGAAATATCTTGGAACCACTTTGCTATTGATTTTTGAAAATCAAACAAACTTGTTTCAATCCAATCTCTAACTGCTATCCTAGCCGCCGAACCGGATAGTGTGCATGAATAAAATCGGTCTGGCTCAAGATACCGGCTATCATGTTCGGTTCCCGATGTAACAGATTCGATTAATCTTGCAACATCAGATGGATTTGGCTCTTCGAGATAGTCGATTTCATCCAACTTCTCATTGTTTCGGGTCCAAAAAACAACAGCTGTATCCGAACCGAAATTTTTGCGGTTGGTATATCGGAATTCCTTTTTTTCTTTGCCTTTTTTATTTTTAACAAGGATTTCATTCCCCGATGATAGAAGCCAATTCATCCCTTCCACATAAGACTTCGCACAATTAGTGCATATCGAAGAGTTACTGTTTCCTTTTAAACCATAAGACTCGAATGCATTTTCATTATATGAAACAAGAGCGCAGCCGCTTGATTGTCCGTCAGGCACTCTTTTGATCATTCCATGCGGAATATCCACAACCGGATAAGCGGCCCTATCACAAACGGAACAATTCTTTTGTGTTTGAGACAGTAGTGTTTTTTGGATCGTTTCGTACTCTTCAATAACTTTCTTCAAAACATTCGGATTTTCGTGAATACGAATGCCCGCTGATTGAATCCGAAATCCGATATTACCTTTTCTGTTTTTTTCATCAGGAATAGCGGTTTCAAAGTCTTTTAATGCCTTTTCCAACCCGTCAGCTTTATTCTGCCTATAAAAAGCCACAACTGGAGCCAGCTCCTGCAAATTTCGATACTTTTCTATTTTGCCTAAAAACAACTCGTGTTTCTTTTTCGATACTTTACCGCCATAGCAAAGTACTTCTTCAGCTTTGTCGAGCAACAGTCTCGCTTTTCCCTTCTTTGCGATTATAGCTTCAGCAATGGTTAATTTTTTTTCAAATAACTCGAATTTTTGAAAACCGCCATCTGCGGTGATAACTATCTCCATTGAAATCGGCTCTTCCTTAAGCGCATCATGAACCCACTCTTTTTTGCTCTGTTGTTCCCTAAGCGTTTTTCCCAACTCACTTAATTCCTTAATCATAAGGCAGCCTCCTGGTCTTCCTTCTGATTGAACTCATAGAGCCCGGCAGAAGTTTCACTATCCATCGGCGGCTGGAAATGACTGGACTGCATCATCTTGTCATTCTCCTGGACTTCACAGTGCAAAACGCCGTCGCGTATCGCAACATCATGGAAGAATAAGGGTTCAGGTTTTCCTTTCCCGTTATAAAAAATATCAAACAGCATGCTCCCAATAGGAATGGTTTCCCGTATTGGCTGTTCAGTACCGTCCGGCTCCATGAACTCAGCTGAAAACTCGCGTGTCCCAAGATATGGCCTGCGCCAGCACTGGCCTTTTTTAACGCGTCGGGGAAACATACCTTCCTTCCCTACCTCCGACCCAATGTACTTTTCAGGCCTGTTGTTGCCGGATGTTTGTTTTTGGTAAATAGACGCTTCAATGATGTACGCAACATCCTTTAAGATAACGCTGTTACGCTGTGCACGTTTTTCTTCTATCACAATCGGATTTCTTCCTTGTTTGGTGTTAATTTCATTGCGTTTAATTGTGCAGAACTTAGTAGGATTTAAAACTAAAATTCTTCTGACATACCACTGAAACTCCGGTTTCCACAAAATAGAATCCAGGATACCTCGAGCAGCAGACGGCGTCATGCACGGATACGTCATGCGTTCAACTTTCAAATCCGGCCTTGTAAAGCATGCAAAATCGCCGGTTACTTTAACTCTTACAATTCGACTATCAAGCATATGTACCTCCTGATCATACGATTAATTTATCCGCCTCGATGGGGGCCACTGAAATACCTGTTTCAGGATCATAATTCCCGTACCAGATCATAAATCCCTGGGGCATTGGTTTACACATTGCGCTATTCTGAAAAATAAAATACTTATATACCTGTACCGTATACGCCTGCATTTCCCTGTAATCATCCCTTGATAAAAATTCTTTGTGTTCGATGGAATGAAGCAACTGCCTGCTTTTGTCGCTGAAGTTATAAATATAAAGCCCTTCTGTAGCATTTTGTATTATGCGGTAACTGTCATTGACAGTTTTGAATTTAAATTCATTACGGGCATTGTTTAT encodes:
- the cas1c gene encoding type I-C CRISPR-associated endonuclease Cas1c, whose amino-acid sequence is MKKHLNTLFVTSQGAYLAKEGETVVVKVEKEVRLRIPVHTIGGIVCFGNVGCSPFLMGFCAENGVGVSFLSEYGRFLARIQGPVSGNVLLRREQYRKADDPAFSAEMAKAVLIGKIANCRTVLKRALRDHTEKIDSDKIADTVKRLSYNLELLNRDQPLDVLRGLEGDAAHIYFGVFDHLIVSQKEAFYFHERNRRPPLDNVNCLLSFIYTLLAHDIRSALEAVGLDPAVGFLHRDRPGRPSLALDLMEEFRPVIADRLALSLINLRQVQDKGFKKTDSGAVLMNDDTRKTLLVAYQERKQEEIYHPFIDEKVTIGLLFHIQALLLARYLRGDLDGYPPFIWK
- the cas4 gene encoding CRISPR-associated protein Cas4 — its product is MTNTTYKNQEDDLIMLSALQHMVFCPRQCALIHIEQIWAENRQTAEGKIMHDKVHDEHSESRGNIRIEYGVPLRSLRLGLIGKADVVEFHRLPEDKWQPFPVEYKRGKPKADDCDKVQLCAQAMCLEEMTSTTITKGSLFYGKTRRRLEVVFDNRLRQKTEEAAQNVREIIESGKTPPPVYTKKCESCSLVGECMPKTMGKKRSVKSYLSRILGEL
- a CDS encoding four helix bundle suffix domain-containing protein, with protein sequence MTNSQDPPKLIPPHGGYQNLQSYQMAEIVHDATVVFCNRFISIRSRTHDQMVQAARSGKQNIAEGSMASGTSKKFELKLIGVARASLEELLLDFQDYLRQHNLSLWGKDNPKAKEVRNLCYRKNRSYMTYKTYIEASPPEIAANTLICVIHQTNYLLDQQLRVLEKDFLNEGGFTERLYRLRSQRRKK
- the cas7c gene encoding type I-C CRISPR-associated protein Cas7/Csd2, translated to MSEAIKNRYDFVFLFDVKDGNPNGDPDQVNLPRADAEDQHGLITDVCIKRKVRNYVMLAKELKPPFDIFIRQEQILNNIIDTAVGEKIQERQANLCQTYFDIRTFGAVLSTGDKGAGTVRGPVQFTFARSEDRIYQAEHSITRCAVTKEEDAKKQEKREHASTFGRKSTVPYAMYRMHGFVSVFDARKTKFSEEDLKLLWKALINAFEHDRAAARGEMNPRKLVIFKHASHLGNELSGRLFDRVKINKNSELPRSKNDYRITVDRNNLPSGVEVKEWPEENIF
- the cas8c gene encoding type I-C CRISPR-associated protein Cas8c/Csd1, which produces MIKELSELGKTLREQQSKKEWVHDALKEEPISMEIVITADGGFQKFELFEKKLTIAEAIIAKKGKARLLLDKAEEVLCYGGKVSKKKHELFLGKIEKYRNLQELAPVVAFYRQNKADGLEKALKDFETAIPDEKNRKGNIGFRIQSAGIRIHENPNVLKKVIEEYETIQKTLLSQTQKNCSVCDRAAYPVVDIPHGMIKRVPDGQSSGCALVSYNENAFESYGLKGNSNSSICTNCAKSYVEGMNWLLSSGNEILVKNKKGKEKKEFRYTNRKNFGSDTAVVFWTRNNEKLDEIDYLEEPNPSDVARLIESVTSGTEHDSRYLEPDRFYSCTLSGSAARIAVRDWIETSLFDFQKSIAKWFQDISISEYDSDLKSTKTHYPRLYDLARSCQRKNSDGSFDKDDKSLPRVAAYLWNAALKKTSPPLWMLAKTIQRARLDKYGVTADRAALIKIILNRNNKGGDFVIKENIQEGDRPVAYVCGQIFAKLESIQYAALGDRNAGIRVRYFTYAMTLPSAAFGRLFDLNSKHYTKLKNEKPGLAINMDKELQELVKDVDINKLPATFLLEEKGQFAIGYYHQKQAQFSGANSK
- the cas5c gene encoding type I-C CRISPR-associated protein Cas5c; the encoded protein is MLDSRIVRVKVTGDFACFTRPDLKVERMTYPCMTPSAARGILDSILWKPEFQWYVRRILVLNPTKFCTIKRNEINTKQGRNPIVIEEKRAQRNSVILKDVAYIIEASIYQKQTSGNNRPEKYIGSEVGKEGMFPRRVKKGQCWRRPYLGTREFSAEFMEPDGTEQPIRETIPIGSMLFDIFYNGKGKPEPLFFHDVAIRDGVLHCEVQENDKMMQSSHFQPPMDSETSAGLYEFNQKEDQEAAL